In Drosophila teissieri strain GT53w chromosome 2R, Prin_Dtei_1.1, whole genome shotgun sequence, the following proteins share a genomic window:
- the LOC122612361 gene encoding probable multidrug resistance-associated protein lethal(2)03659: MQAKKLKTNPRESAGIFSSLMFCFALPILFKGRKKTLEPTDLYKTLKGHKAETLGDKFFMTWQSEVSSCGDTAKHEPSIIRVILKVFGWQLFLSGILIGVLELGTRVTLPLILAALIAEFTESGNGDGIWAKIYGLTLVLSILFSVLMFHPLMMGLMHLAMKMRVAVSTAIYRKALRLSRTALGDTTTGQVVNLISNDLGRFDRALIHFHFLWLGPLELLISSYFLYQQIGVASLYGIGILLLYLPVQTFLSRLTSRLRLQTALRTDQRVRMMNEIISGIQVIKMYTWEKPFGSLIERLRRSEMSSIRKVNYIRGTLLSFEITLSRIAIFVSLLGFVLMGGELTAERAFSVTAFYNILRRTVCKFFPSGMSQFAEMMVTLRRIKAFMMRSETAVLHFKGGQENKLFEGEPLVKLQSFQARWNHDHVEPVLENINISISPPQLVAVIGPVGSGKSSLIQAILGELPGESGKLKVQGKISYASQEPWLFNASVRDNILFGLPMDKHRYRNVIRKCALERDFELLHGDRTFVGERGASLSGGQRARISLARAVYRQADTYLLDDPLSAVDTHVGRHLFEECMRDFLRDKLVILVTHQLQFLENADLIVIMDKGKISAIGTYEEMLKSGQDFAKLLAKEAQEKGDSDQEHGNAENDAHDDRSTYSRQSSRVSRFSVTSVDSATDSILDNERQPAQESRSQGNVGLGIYGKYFSAGSGWLMVVLVAVFCLGTQILASGGDYFLSYWVKNHDSSSSSLDIYIFSEINAALVIFALLRTLLFFSMAMHSSTQLHNTMFQGVSRTALYFFHANPSGRILNRFAMDLGQVDEILPAVMLDCIQIFLTISGIIGVLCITNPWYLINTITMFLAFHFLRKFYLSTSRDVKRLEAIARSPMYSHFSATLNGLPTIRSMDAQELLTKEYDNFQDLHSSGYYTFLSTNRAFGYYLDLFCVAYVISVTLMSYFNPPLDNPGQIGLVITQAMSMTGTVQWGMRQSAELENSMTSVERVLEYRNLETEGEFESADDKKPPKEWPQEGLISAEQLSLRYSPDPKTNRVLKSLNFIIKPREKIGVVGRTGAGKSSLINALFRLSYNDGSLVIDSKDVVGLGLHDLRSMISIIPQEPVLFSGTVRYNLDPFEQYADEKLWEALEEVHLKDEISELPKGLESVVAEGGANYSVGQRQLVCLARAILRENRILVMDEATANVDPQTDALIQSTIRRKFRDCTVLTIAHRLNTIIDSDRVMVLDAGTLVEFGSPFELLTQSGSKVFYGMVLQTGRSSFEHLLKMAHQAHERKLLSE; this comes from the exons ATGCAGgccaaaaaattgaaaacaaatccACGAGAATCGGCGGGGATTTTCTCTTCTTTAATGTTTTG CTTTGCGTTGCCCATACTTTTCAAGGGCAGAAAGAAAACACTTGAGCCTACCGATCTATATAAGACTCTAAAGGGACACAAAGCGGAAACTCTCGGAGACAAATTCTTTATGACTTGGCAGTCAGAAGTCAGTTCCTGTGGGGATACGGCAAAACACGAACCAAGCATAATTAGGGTTATATTAAAGGTATTCGGATGGCAGCTTTTTTTGTCTGGCATACTTATTGGAGTTCTCGAGCTAGGAACAAG GGTGACCTTACCACTAATCCTAGCAGCTCTAATAGCGGAGTTCACAGaaagtggaaatggagatgggATTTGGGCAAAAATTTATGGATTAACTTTGGTTTTAAGCATACTGTTTTCAGTACTGATGTTCCACCCTCTTATGATGGGCCTAATG CACCTGGCCATGAAAATGAGAGTGGCGGTTAGTACGGCTATCTATCGAAAAGCACTCCGATTGAGTCGCACTGCTCTGGGAGATACAACCACAGGTCAGGTGGTTAATCTCATATCCAACGATCTGGGCCGTTTCGATCGCGCTTTGATACACTTTCACTTTCTCTGGCTGGGACCGCTGGAGTTGCTCATATCCTCGTACTTTCTATACCAACAGATCGGAGTAGCTTCCCTGTACGGAATCGGAATACTACTTCTATACCTGCCGGTCCAAACTTTTCTCAGCCGACTGACTTCGAGACTTAGACTCCAAACAGCCCTGAGAACTGATCAGCGGGTTAGGATGATGAATGAGATCATATCAGGTATTCAGGTAATCAAGATGTATACCTGGGAGAAGCCATTTGGGAGTCTGATCGAGAGACTTCGGCGCAGTGAAATGAGCTCCATTCGCAAGGTGAACTACATCCGAGGCACTCTTCTGTCCTTTGAGATTACTCTGAGTAGAATCGCAATATTCGTAAGTCTTCTGGGATTCGTTCTGATGGGCGGAGAATTAACGGCGGAGAGGGCTTTCTCAGTGACCGCTTTCTACAATATCCTGCGACGCACGGTGTGCAAATTCTTTCCGAGCGGCATGTCCCAATTTGCAGAGATGATGGTGACCCTGCGGAGAATTAAAGCATTTATGATGAGAAGTGAAACTGCAGTTTTGCACTTTAAAGGTGGGCAAGAAAATAAGCTTTTCGAAGGAGAACCCCTTGTGAAATTGCAATCCTTTCAAGCTCGTTGGAACCATGATCACGTGGAGCCCGTTTTGGAAAACATAAACATCAGTATAAGTCCACCTCAACTGGTGGCTGTGATTGGACCTGTTGGCTCTGGAAAATCCAGCCTAATACAAGCCATTTTAGGAGAGCTTCCTGGTGAGTCGGGGAAGCTGAAAGTCCAGGGAAAAATCTCGTATGCCTCTCAGGAACCCTGGCTCTTCAATGCTTCCGTTAGAGATAATATCCTATTCGGCCTTCCCATGGATAAGCACCGATATCGAAATGTTATAAGAAAATGTGCTTTGGAAAGAGATTTCGAACTGCTCCACGGCGATCGCACTTTTGTGGGTGAAAGAGGAGCTTCCCTATCCGGAGGTCAAAGAGCGAGGATCAGTTTGGCCAGGGCTGTTTATCGACAAGCTGATACCTACCTCCTCGATGATCCTTTGAGTGCTGTGGACACTCATGTAGGACGCCATTTATTCGAGGAGTGCATGCGTGACTTTCTTAGGGATAAACTAGTGATTCTGGTGACCCATCAACTGCAATTTCTGGAAAATGCTGATCTCATAGTGATCATGGATAAGGGAAAAATATCAGCTATTGGCACCTACGAGGAAATGCTTAAAAGTGGCCAAGACTTTGCCAAACTCTTGGCCAAGGAGGCCCAGGAAAAGGGGGATTCTGATCAGGAACATGGTAATGCAGAAAACGATGCCCATGATGATAGGTCAACCTACTCCCGGCAAAGTAGTCGTGTAAGCAGATTCAGTGTAACTTCTGTGGATTCCGCAACGGATTCTATACTGGACAATGAAAGACAACCTGCTCAGGAATCACGATCCCAGGGGAATGTTGGGCTGGGCATATATGGGAAATATTTTTCCGCCGGCTCTGGATGGTTAATGGTCGTCCTGGTTGCCGTCTTCTGCCTGGGCACTCAAATTTTGGCTTCTGGCGGGGACTACTTCCTTTCCTACTG GGTTAAAAATCACGACTCCTCCTCTTCATCTTTGGACATTTACATCTTTAGTGAAATTAATGCAGCCCTAGTGATCTTTGCCCTGCTTCGAACCCTGCTCTTCTTCAGCATGGCGATGCACTCATCCACTCAGTTACATAATACCATGTTCCAAGGAGTCTCCCGCACCGCTCTGTACTTCTTTCATGCGAATCCCTCGGGCAGAATCCTCAATCGATTTGCCATGGACTTGGGGCAAGTGGATGAAATTCTGCCCGCAGTGATGCTAGATTGCATACAGATATTTCTCACAATCAGTGGAATTATAGGAGTATTGTGCATCACAAATCCCTGGTATTTGATTAATACCATCACCATGTTCCTAGCCTTCCATTTTCTTCGTAAATTCTATTTGAGCACTTCGAGAGACGTAAAGAGATTGGAAGCCATAGCCAGATCCCCAATGTATTCCCATTTTAGTGCCACTTTAAATGGCCTACCCACCATCAGATCTATGGACGCTCAGGAATTATTGACTAAGGAATACGATAACTTCCAGGATCTCCACAGTTCCGGATACTACACTTTCCTGTCCACAAATCGAGCCTTTGGTTATTATCTAGATCTGTTTTGCGTGGCCTACGTCATATCGGTAACGCTAATGAGCTACTTTAACCCCCCGCTGGATAACCCTGGTCAAATCGGTTTAGTTATTACCCAGGCTATGTCCATGACGGGAACTGTTCAGTGGGGAATGAGGCAATCCGCTGAACTGGAGAACTCCATGACTTCTGTGGAAAGAGTGCTAGAATATAGAAACCTGGAAACAGAAGGAGAATTTGAGTCCGCAGACGACAAGAAACCACCCAAGGAATGGCCACAAGAAGGTCTAATTAGTGCTGAGCAACTAAGTCTTAGATACAGCCCCGATCCCAAGACGAATAGAGTCCTCAAGTCACTAAATTTCATTATCAAGCCACGCGAAAAGATTGGCGTTGTGGGAAGAACGGGTGCTGGAAAGTCCTCCCTTATAAATGCCCTCTTTAGGTTGTCCTACAACGATGGATCTTTGGTGATAGACAGCAAGGATGTTGTCGGGCTTGGGCTGCACGATCTGCGCAGCATGATCTCTATAATTCCCCAGGAACCTGTGCTATTTTCCGGCACCGTACGCTATAATTTGGATCCCTTTGAACAGTATGCTGATGAGAAATTGTGGGAGGCACTAGAAGAG GTTCACCTCAAAGATGAAATATCCGAGCTGCCAAAAGGCCTGGAAAGTGTGGTTGCAGAGGGTGGAGCCAACTACAGTGTAGGTCAGAGGCAATTGGTCTGCTTGGCCAGGGCGATTCTCCGCGAGAACCGTATTCTTGTGATGGACGAGGCCACCGCAAATGTAGATCCCCAAACCGACGCCCTCATACAATCCACCATTCGCCGAAAGTTCAGGGATTGCACCGTTCTGACCATAGCCCATAGATTGAACACGATCATCGACTCGGATAGGGTTATGGTTCTGGACGCTGGCACTCTAGTAGAGTTCGGGTCTCCATTCGAATTACTGACACAATCGGGGAGCAAAGTCTTTTACGGGATGGTGCTCCAGACGGGTCGGTCCAGTTTCGAGCACCTTCTGAAGATGGCACATCAG GCCCACGAAAGAAAACTGCTAtctgaataa
- the LOC122612365 gene encoding endonuclease III-like protein 1: MAKNVKKLTLAKKLANRGDIIKPTEIIIRQNRADNVRDIEDLVGVSSGATGSINSVYFSPVQTRKQRLLNGESLKKTTMKREPLSPARVAPKKNKKDDQMVTRIKMGSATVVKCKVLPDAVDSPVTVSKVKLEVKHQREQEAQRDSDSYSEVQAPHPLWFNHLENIRIMRISRSAPVDTMGCHRCADLKADSKTQRFQNLVALMLSSQTKDQTTYEAMNRLKDRSLTPLKVKEIPVTELENLLHPVSFYKNKAKYLKQTVEILIDKYDSDIPNNVKELVALPGVGPKMAHICMAVAWNKITGIGVDVHVHRLSNRLGWVPKPTKEPEQTRVALEKWLPFSLWAEVNHLFVGFGQTICTPVKPNCVECLNKNICPSAHFKIKK, translated from the exons atggcaaaaaatgtaaagaaattaacgttggccaaaaaactggCAAATCGGGGAGATATTATAAAGCCCACGGAAATAATAATCCGTCAAAATCGGGCAGATAACGTGAGG GATATCGAGGATCTAGTTGGCGTATCTTCGGGCGCAACAGGATCCATTAACTCAGTGTACTTCTCGCCCGTCCAAACTCGAAAGCAACGTCTTTTAAATGGGGAATCCCTGAAAAAAACTACCATGAAAAGGGAACCCTTATCTCCAGCTCGGGTTGCACccaaaaagaataaaaaggaTGATCAGATGGTAACCAGAATTAAAATGGGATCGGCTACTGTGGTTAAATGCAAAGTGTTGCCTGATGCTGTGGACTCCCCAGTGACAGTGAGTAAGGTGAAACTGGAAGTAAAACACCAAAGAGAGCAGGAAGCTCAAAGAGATTCCGATTCCTACTCTGAGGTGCAAGCACCACATCCTTTGTGGTTTAACCACTTAGAAAACATTCGCATTATGAGAATTTCCAGAAGTGCACCAGTAGACACCATGGGATGCCATCGATGCGCCGATTTAAAAGCAGATTCGAAG ACCCAGCGCTTTCAAAACCTAGTTGCATTGATGCTATCCAGTCAAACCAAGGATCAAACTACATATGAAGCCATGAATCGTCTAAAAGACCGAAGTCTAACTCCACTGAAAGTAAAGGAAATCCCAGTGACAGAACTCGAGAACTTACTGCATCCGGTATCCTTTTACAAG AACAAAGCCAAATACCTCAAGCAAACCGTGGAGATACTGATAGACAAGTATGATTCGGACATTCCAAATAATGTCAAGGAACTTGTAGCTCTTCCAGGAGTTGGCCCCAAGATGGCTCATATATGCATGGCAGTGGCGTGGAATAAGATCACCGGAATCGGAGTGGATGTTCATGTCCACCGCCTTTCTAACAGGCTGGGTTGGGTGCCGAAGCCCACTAAGGAACCAGAGCAAACCCGGGTGGCGTTAGAGAAGTGGCTGCCATTTAGTCTCTGGGCAGAGGTTAATCATTTATTCGTGGGCTTTGGACAAACCATTTGCACCCCAGTGAAGCCAAATTGTGTGGAATGCTTAAACAAGAACATATGTCCTTCAgcacattttaaaattaagaaataa
- the LOC122612366 gene encoding replication protein A 32 kDa subunit, translating into MNDSFGDFNATQTAPGGAASNQKGEGIVPLVVKQIVDAPEGNIELFGMQYAMACVVAIVRNIETSSTKITYALEDHSGRIDAHYWLEEGDALKAPEVMINNYVKVYGTTRSQGGSKTLMIFKLLPVLDPNEVCTHLLEVLNARYRAENYQSKGGAHAGTSSNSGSIADFTASQSSAIVSGLEPKQQAVFQAIKINVSEEGISRKELKAKFSHISDSELTNILDFMISEGHIYSSIDADHFICTM; encoded by the exons ATGAATGACTCAT TTGGAGATTTTAATGCCACACAAACTGCGCCCGGTGGAGCCGCCAGTAATCAAAAGGGAGAA GGAATAGTGCCCCTGGTGGTGAAGCAGATTGTGGACGCCCCGGAGGGAAACATCGAATTATTCGGCATGCAGTACGCAATGGCCTGTGTTGTGGCCATAGTGCGGAACATCGAGACTTCCTCGACAAAGATTACCTACGCCCTTGAGGATCATAGCGGCAGAATCGATGCGCACTACTGGCTGGAGGAGGGCGACGCTCTGAAGGCACCCGAAGTTATGATCAACAACTACGTAAAGGTCTACGGCACCACCCGATCGCAAGGAGGTTCTAAAACCCTAATGATCTTCAAGTTACTGCCTGTTCTGGATCCCAACGAGGTCTGCACCCACCTGCTGGAAGTACTCAATGCCCGCTACAGGGCCGAGAACTACCAGAGCAAGGGTGGAGCTCATGCAGGCACTTCTTCCAACTCAGGCTCCATAGCTGATTTCACCGCCTCCCAGAGCTCGGCCATTGTCAGTGGACTGGAGCCCAAGCAGCAGGCCGTCTTCCAGGCTATCAAGATCAATGTTTCCGAGGAAGGCATCTCCCGCAAGGAACTGAAAGCCAAATTTTCCCATATCAGCGACTCTGAATTGAC cAACATTCTGGACTTTATGATATCCGAGGGACATATTTATTCCAGCATTGACGCAGATCACTTTATTTGCACAATGTAA
- the LOC122612362 gene encoding microsomal triglyceride transfer protein large subunit encodes MENKHKKCLESLLLLAFFLGFLEEGRTALIAPNSQQIFKLQNHVILQELGQNSRAEETRYTFETDLKINSVWSGDEDQLLEVFISGSKVESSGKSRSITQIPDRPFYISLVKGQPEKVIAHTSKDQSLLNLERGIASLLQLRLDASQDEELDVSGLCSVSYKVKSSTMVEKTKRDCSLWDLRVNYHPEEALGVTQQAQETVFYELSSEGTLLKAESQETHRLNLAAKPDVGSSVKSTLILQHISQGSEEVKQMELGSLDTTIQSLLEWYRVFKLESDVDSTISEIKEQTLEDQLKRSLREIQSGDVGKSSLALAYVKLIPLARITRQEQFQDILKINSEVLPQLVDLFGAVQTFDAHNATFGFLYKESETTSEQLDLLEKYLQSLAVATHPDRNIVDHLYGLLEQESIKKHLKLRESVIQTLATLTRKSGLNAEDPLPKKVRSYLLQGLTSKDPTLYIRALQNLQDPATIEALLKHGQTGETPNLSVAALQALKAFPLGSFNSSHRLQFESIFYQRKSRFDSSARTLALDIMLSLRPTQEQLGYLLDYLASNDRQFEIKTYVLQKLRMLADKCPRFRDLFESELVKRRHVNNYNVLGQKGLTTVLTRQLSQAPAFNETLLSIQEVNQGILKRGSVEFLLHAGRSQVSSFKLGVYTAGLGSLVGEGESGDGNNGIPADDEFNEDETVTAGMEISVQGAQLRPLIFFSGQTELMGHVWGGSASDSTPAYQATTLSQDNEHYIILTSGATLHWRVLCARSVDLNGKVGFSLWNRNAQTEIQQNTGSAVLGHLAVGFRYAKLVQDFSITHEPKLSLNADLDFYSGIKLCMQLQRPEQLLKQTNVRSVFLQSVDRPYAKHVRSTISHKTAGCTFALNQKNNEMCNLIFSNY; translated from the exons ATGGAGAACAAACATAAGAAGTGCCTGGAATCCCTGCTTCTGCTGGCATTCTTTTTGGGATTTTTAG AAGAGGGAAGAACGGCCTTAATAGCTCCGAACAGTCAGCAAATTTTCAAGCTACAGAATCATGTGATACTCCAGGAACTGGGACAAAATTCAAGGGCCGAGGAGACAAGGTATACATTTGAGACCGATCTCAAGATCAACTCAGTTTGGAGTGGAGATGAAGACCAATTACTGGAGGTTTTTATCAGCGGTAGCAAGGTTGAGTCCTCTGGAAAATCCCGTTCAATTACCCAGATACCCGATAGACCTTTTTATATCAGTCTGGTTAAGGGACAGCCTGAAAAGGTCATAGCACATACTTCCAAAGATCAATCCCTGCTGAATTTGGAGCGCGGAATTGCTTCCCTGCTGCAGCTCAGATTGGATGCATCCCAAGACGAGGAACTGGATGTTTCTGGCTTGTGTAGTGTGTCCTATAAGGTCAAATCTTCCACGATGGTGGAGAAAACCAAAAGAGACTGCTCTCTGTGGGATCTTAGGGTCAACTATCACCCAGAAGAAGCTCTGGGCGTTACTCAGCAAGCACAGGAGACGGTCTTCTACGAGCTCTCTTCAGAGGGCACACTCTTGAAGGCCGAGTCTCAGGAGACTCACCGTCTCAATCTAGCAGCTAAACCGGATGTGGGTAGCTCCGTGAAGAGCACTTTGATTCTGCAACACATCTCGCAAGGATCGGAGGAAGTCAAGCAAATGGAACTAGGCAGCTTAGATACGACCATCCAGAGCCTCCTGGAATGGTATCGCGTCTTCAAGCTTGAATCCGATGTAGATAGCACGATCAGCGAGATCAAAGAGCAAACA CTTGAGGATCAATTAAAACGTTCTCTAAGGGAAATTCAATCCGGTGATGTGGGCAAATCCTCGCTGGCTCTTGCTTACGTGAAACTAATTCCCCTTGCTCGCATCACAAGGCAAGAACAATTTCAAGATATACTTAAGATTAACTCAGAAGTTCTGCCCCAGTTAGTGGATCTTTTCGGCGCTGTTCAAACCTTTGATGCTCACAATGCCACATTTGGATTCCTTTACAAAGAGTCGGAAACCACAAGCGAGCAATTGGATCTGCTAGAAAAATACCTGCAGTCCCTGGCGGTCGCTACCCATCCGGATAGGAATATAGTTGATCACTTGTACGGATTGCTAGAACAGGAATCTAtcaaaaagcatttaaaactgAGGGAAAGCGTCATCCAAACACTGGCCACCTTGACCCGTAAAAGCGGATTAAATGCTGAAGATCCTTTGCCGAAGAAAGTGCGTTCTTATCTCCTGCAAGGTCTTACCTCCAAAGATCCCACTTTGTACATTAGGGCTCTGCAAAATCTCCAGGATCCCGCCACCATTGAAGCTCTGTTGAAGCACGGTCAAACTGGCGAGACCCCCAATTTATCAGTGGCTGCCTTGCAGGCTCTGAAAGCATTTCCCCTAGGTAGCTTTAACTCTTCGCATCGTTTGCAGTTCGAAAGCATTTTCTACCAGCGAAAGAGTCGCTTTGATAGCTCCGCTCGCACTCTGGCTCTGGATATTATGCTATCCCTCCGGCCAACTCAGGAGCAATTGGGCTACCTTTTGGATTACCTGGCCTCCAATGATCGCCAGTTTGAGATCAAAACCTACGTGCTGCAGAAGCTAAGAATGCTGGCTGATAAGTGTCCGCGATTTAGGGATTTGTTCGAATCGGAGCTTGTAAAAAGGAGGCATGTCAACAACTACAATGTTCTGGGACAAAAGG GTCTTACGACCGTCCTCACCCGTCAGCTTTCCCAGGCACCAGCCTTCAACGAAACTCTGCTAAGTATCCAAGAAGTGAATCAGGGAATCCTGAAACGTGGCTCCGTGGAGTTTCTGCTCCACGCAGGGCGTTCTCAAGTCAGCAGCTTTAAACTGGGTGTCTACACTGCCGGTTTAGGCTCACTGGTGGGCGAAGGTGAATCCGGCGATGGAAATAATGGAATCCCGGCGGATGATGAGTTTAACGAAGACGAAACGGTTACCGCAGGCATGGAAATCAGTGTGCAGGGCGCTCAACTGCGACCCTTAATATTTTTCAGCGGCCAGACTGAGCTAATGGGTCACGTGTGGGGGGGGAGTGCCTCGGACTCAACGCCCGCTTACCAGGCAACAACTTTGTCCCAGGATAACGAGCACTACATAATCCTAACCTCCGGGGCGACGCTTCACTGGCGAGTGCTATGCGCCAGAAGTGTGGATCTCAATGGCAAGGTGGGATTTAGTTTATGGAATCGAAATGCCCAGACGGAAATCCAGCAAAA CACTGGCAGCGCTGTCCTTGGTCATTTAGCCGTTGGTTTTAGGTATGCAAAATTAGTGCAAGACTTCAGCATCACCCATGAACCTAAGTTAAGTCTGAATGCGGACTTGGACTTCTACAGTGGCATTAAATTGTGCATGCAACTCCAGCGACCTGAACAGCTTCTCAA ACAAACCAACGTTCGTTCAGTTTTCCTGCAGTCTGTTGATCGTCCTTATGCCAAACATGTGCGCTCTACAATCTCCCACAAAACAGCTGGGTGCACTTTTGCCCTCAACCAGAAAAACAACGAAATGTGCAACCTCATATTTAGCAACTATTAG